The Drosophila sechellia strain sech25 chromosome 2L, ASM438219v1, whole genome shotgun sequence region CTTTTCTGGCAGCGGAAAACACTAGGCGAGCAAAGCGCTGCAATCACAAATCGCTCCATTTCCACGCAAACACATCAGCACACTTCATAAATGCTCTCGGCatttcaattgcattttccCCCGTTCGCCTTTTCCGTTAATTGAGTTAAATTTTTGTTGTGGCTGcagccgttgttgttgttgttgctgttgctattattattgttcCGTAAAATCGTACTTATTCACTCGCTAATTCGCTAATTGCTgtcgcttgttgttgtttcaaTTTTCGTTCTTCTTCGCACTTTCGGTGGTCAGTTTTCCTTTCACCTCGCTACAGTTTGCATTTCCTCTGCGACTTTGCGGAAAAACTGTCCGCGGATCAACCGCACgcaagcaaaaacaacaacacaaacaaACGTACACAAGTTTCGTGGCTAGTGTTACCAGTCAGCGAAATCCCAAAACTCACATTCCCAAACGCATCGAGCAGATGACCAATATGGTCACATTATTATTCGATAATATTTGTGTTATACCCGTTTTCGACCGGTTTAACGGTAAGGTACCTCGGAGCACCAATCGGTACCTATTTCCGTACCTAGTGTTATATAGGTACAACATAGTAAATGTGCCGCCCACAAAAGCGTTTCATATATTAGTAAGttatttgtattaatttaaatatatattcaattttCAACTGATGCCAACAAGTTATGATACATAAAgcattacaatttttatttaatcttGTTTTATTATACAAATAACTGTACACTTCGCATTTATCACAGTGAAAACTGAAAATTGTTgtatgaaataaaatttaactaagCAAATATAGGGGTGACACAATAACATTTTGATTTGATAGAGATGGTAGTTAAAAATAGATTAAGTTAAAACCTagttcttctttttcttcttgtCGGGTTGGGCCAATCCCTGCGACTCCTGGTATTGGCGCACGATCTGATCCTGAACATCTGGGAGACAAGGCGAGTATCTGGAGTACTCCATGGTGAATTCACCCTTTCCCTGGGTACTCGATCTGAAAATAAAGATGAGATAAATTTAGATACCTATCAAACCATATTCAATGCGTACTGAACTTACCTCAGCTCTCCCGCATAGCCAAACATGTCGTTCAGCGGGACCTCCGCGTAGACAGTGAACCAACCCTCGGTGCCCTCAGTTCCGGTGATGATGCCATGCCGTTTGCTCAAGTGACCCATTACAGCACCCTGGAATTCCTCTGGTGCAGTGACCTCGACCAGCATAATGGGCTCTAGGATTTGCCAGCTGCCGTTCTGGAAGACCTCTTTGATGGCACCATGGGCAGCCAACATGAAGGCCAGTTCGCTGGAGTCCACGATGTGGTGTCCACCATCTTGCAGGCGGAATCGAATGCCGGACAACTTGTGCCCGGAGAGCATTCCCTTCTCAGCCATCTCCCTGTAgcctaagcaaataaaatattaataacggAACATTGAGGAATGTTATTTTAGTTACCCTTTTCGACTCCAGGAACAAATTGTTTTGGTACATTCGTGCCCACTGTTTCGTCCACGAATTCCAGCAGGGTGTTTTGGTTTGGCGGCAGTGGTTCCATGACTCCAATAATCCTGGCATATTGACCCGATCCTCCCGATTGTTTCTTGTGCAGGTAATCAAACTCACACGGCCCCACCAAGGTTTCCCTAAATGCTACTTTTGGCTTTCCCAGCGTCACTGGGCAACCGTATTCCCTCTCCATTCTCTGGGCATAGATCTCCAAATGCAGTTCACCCATTCCCGAGACAAGAGTCTCCTTTACATCGTTGTCGAAAAAGAAGTGGAATGTGGGATCCTCTTTGGTGAATCTCGCAATAGCCTTTGAGAAATTATCCCTATCCTTGGTATTATTTGGCTTAATGGCCATTGAGACCACGGGCTCGGGTACAAAGATGGATTCCATAGACAGATTGTTCTTTGGATTGGTTGTGAACGTGTCTCCAGAGGCGCAATCAACTCCGAACAGTGCGAATATATCACCGGCATAAACCTCGTTTACATCCTCCATTTGATTTGAGTGCAGTCGAACCAAGCGAGCAATTCTTACTTTCTTGTTGGTGCGGGCATTGAAGATGTTGTCACCCTTCCGTAGGACACCTTGGTAGCATCGGAGGTAGGTTAGTTGGCCAAAGCGACCAGCTTCCAGCTTGAACGCCAAGCCAACAAAGGGATCCTTGCCATCGCGGGCGGGATTTAAAACTACTTTTTCTGGGTCTTGTCCTTCCTTCTCGATGAAGCCCAGGTTCTCCACCTCTCCAGGATTGGGCAGGTAGTCAAGTACTGCATCTAGCAATGGCTGGACACCTTTGTTCTTCAGTGCTGTGCCCACCAATACAGGTGTGAAGGTTCTATTGATGCAGGTTCTCCTTAAGGCCGCCTTGATATCGTCTTCTGTGAAGGGCTTCTCTTCCAGGAAAAGTTCTCCAAGCGTTTCGTCTGCATTGGACAAGTGTTCGATAAGCTCCTGCCTTCTCTCCAGGCTCTCCACCCTCATATCCTGCGGTATTTCGTCCAGCCTGATGTCCATTCCGTGCTCGCCCTCAAAGTATATTGCTTTTTCTCGCACCAAATCCACGATGCCCTTGCAATTGCTCTCCACTCCAATAGGCAGCTGAATGAAAGCAGCGTTGTGGTTCATTTTGGACCTCATCTGGGATAGAACTCTGTAGGGATTCGACCCCAAGCGATCTAGTTTGTTGATAAAGGCCAGGCAGGGCACATTGTAGCGCTTCATCTGCCGGTTAACCGTTAGGGTCTGACTCTGTACTCCGCCCACTGCGCACAAAACCAAAACGGCACCATCCAGAACTCGGAGTGCGCGCTCCACCTCCACGGTGAAGTCCACATGTCCGGGTGTATCGATAATATTGATATTGGTGTCCTTCCACAGGGTGTAGGTGGCTGCCGATTGGATGGTAATGCCCCGCTGCCTCTCCAGCTCCATGCTGTCCATGGTGGCACCCACGTTATCCTTTCCTCGCACCTCGTGCATCTCCGCAATCCTGCCGGTGTAGAACAGAATCCTCTCCGTCAAGGTCGTCTTTCCACTGTCTATATGCGCCGAGATTCCAATGTTCCGGATCCTCTCGATGGGCTTGTGCTCCGAGAACTTTGCATGCGAACTGTAGCCGGCCTAAAAAGTTATATGTACCATTAAGCTACATTTCTTACAGCGCTTACATAACTAGCCGATGGAATTTGGTCTATTTCTCAGATTCCAACCAACCTTTCCCAGTGATTCCAATGCCCGGAGGCGCAGGGTGTTGTTCCCGGTCAGCAAACGTGTAATAAGCGACATCCTGACCTGGTTTTAATTAATAACTACGAAGTTAACCGGAAAACACGCGCTCGTGGAAAACCAAAACAAGACTGCTATCGATATGCGGAGGCGGTTTCTCTGCAAACCTATCGATTACTATCGGACAAGTAATCTAGTAAGACCGTGGCTTGGAACCAAAAAAACCCTTTcaaaaaatgttattaaataaaagaaccatgactaaaaaaaatgtttgaattctttgagaaaaaatgttaaaataaactaataaacgggataaaatatatgtttatattttaaacttttaaaatcCCAATTTTTTGCcttaaaaatccaaaattttaaaaatacaacATTTCTGAGTCCAAAATATGTAActttattttatacatttatttcaaCAAATTCCTTTACTGTGGATTGTATACCATTGGTTTCCGAATAGTCGCATGATATGTTGCCAGACAATTAGTTTGTGCCAAATCGCACAAATGGGGGTATATATTCGCAAAAGGGACGGTAGGTGGTGGTACATATACATCATAAGTATTAGGACTGATTATAGACACGTAATTGATTTACAGGTACACAGATATACgataaaatgaattaaatcaTTGACTCAAACGGATGTTTCTGTTGGTGTAAGATATCCACGCCACAATTGCTTCGACGTATTAAATTTTGGGTTCTGCAATAACGAAATTCGAAATTAATAACCGTGTTCTATGGGTGGGAGTACCAGGTATAATCTAGAATGGGTTCATctatttatgtacacatttaCTATATGGGATTGAGAATGCACATACAGACATCAAACACGATGCTAATGGAGCTTTGATGGTCTGATGGAAAAAGAGTTTGAAGATGATCGGAACTTTAACTCTTTAAGTTTGTGAATTTTCAAGTTAAGGAAGGGGTTAATCCACAAACTCTGATTCTTAGTATGATTTTCTGATTTAATGGAGGACAGGCAGAGCTCGATCATGTGCTAGAAATGAGTGTTCAGAGATATAGATTTTGGGAGCAGAGGTGCCACACTCAAGACTCACAACTATGCACAAAATACACTGAAAACGAACGATGCATACCAAAAGTAACGAAATGAaagatacatttttgtttaagcAGTTTGCTTGTGGCTAGTTAATGGTTTGCCACttttattcaatatttatAGCTGTCTAtatgttattatatatatatttttttttttgggtgtttCAGATAGGATGCGAGTGTCTTTGTATTTAACTTAGTGTGAGCCATAAAATATAGTACAATTGTTTACAGCTTTGTCTTGGCTAGACCAAATGATACACACCTTACATAACCCATCCCCAAGATATACCCATCAGATCACAGTTCGTTAAAAAAACCCCGTGTAACGCACAATTCGCTTTAGCTAACCAAGTCAAAGTGGTGAAATACGTTAGGAAAGTTGGACAAACATCGGACCACCGATGGTTTACTGTTTGGTGTTTGTTCTGTGGCTTTGGCGTCCCTATTTTCGCATCCTAATCTGTGAAATTGACTCGTTAAAATTCGTTTCGAAAGTGTATATTTGGAATGCTTTTCACGTCTACGGAATATCGTATTTTGTTTTACCATATATGTAGTTAATACTTGTATATCTTGTACCTGAGCCCCAAATCAAAGATTTACCCCTCTACTGGCACAGCTAAAAATCGTTACCAAAAATCGATCCCTGGGCTAACTACTGCGTTAAATGTTTAGTAAATAGAGATTATGATGATACGGCTGTGGATGACCAACTAGATATACATAGATGTGTCTTTGTGGGTTCTTTGTGCGTTTTTCGTTCTAAAATCCATATGTTTCTCGGGTTCTCTAGACGGGTGTTATGTTGGCCGGACCGATCTGACTGTTGTTTGAGCAGGATCCATCCAGTTTGGCAGCCTCCTTGCAATTGTTgatctgctgttgctgctgctgctgattgccCGCCGGATGTGCCGGACTGTTGGTCGGAGCTTCACTGTACTCATCCGCCTCGTGCATGGGCGAAAGACGTGGCGAGAGGGTGGCGCTCGAGGGGGCACTGCAGAGAGGGGAGGCACGGGGGGAATGCGAAGACGAGCATGAATGAATATGCTCCAAAGTAAGATTAGCTATAATCTGCCATATTCTTTGctcataataaataataaaaaatcaaaacgtTACTTGTTTAAATTATTAGAAAAAATGCTGATACCAGCAGTGAGCCAACTCTTATGACAAATATATGTAAACTTTATCTTATATGATtaagttatttgtttttaactaACTTCGTAACTTTTTCAATAGTAACTACTGCACTTTTTTTCCAGTTTTTAATTGGTATTATTATAGAAGCTTCTTTGTACTttcaaatattatatatattattatatatttaactataattttgtttccctGTAAATATCTCTTGCTCTATAAATGCGTGTGGAAAAATAGAGGCAAATTATTTACAAGAAAGCGAGCAAAAGAACTAGCAGCTCATGAGGGGAAAAGTGTGGGATCTGATTCGATCTCTGGCTCTGGACAGGACGCCATTGGGAACACTTACTGGTTGCCATTGATCTGGCGGACTTTAAGGGTGACGGGTATGATCAGTTGCTCCGAGATCCCGTTGCCATCCTTGTTGATCTGCTGCCAGACTGTGGTGCGATTCACAGCCTCCTGGGGAATGTTCACTGTGGGTCCATTGGTGCCGGGTTTGTTGCCGGAGAGCGGAATGTGTATGGTGGTGGGACCCGACTTATCGGCATTGTAGTTGGCCCCCGCCCCAGATCCTGGGGGGTGCTGATGATGATTGTCCTTCAATATAAAATTGGCATATTTGCATAGTTTTGGGAGCAAAAAAGTCGCTCGAAATGTGGAGCAAAGGGTGGATAGGAAAGAAAGTATAGGAAATCTGGCCCAAAGTTGCGCAAGTGAAAGGCGAAGTAGAAAGAGATCTCAGAATAAAAGCGTGACTGTTCTAGGTCTAAATCGGTGATGATCTGGTGTCAAAGCCAATTCGGTGGAGTGTGTTCAATTTTGCATATATGCcaaatttttgttgttttattttcataggtttagtttttttgtgtgttgaaTTTTGGATTTTTACATCAATTTTTGCTACAATTACGCGTGGGCTCATGTCGCTGGTTAGTTACTGGAACTCTCGACCCGATGACTATAAAATAACATAACAGGTTCCATTTAATACATTTAGGTACTTGTTGTACGGTGTAAACGATTGACTAATTATGACTTAGGCTAGAAtttcatttacatttataaatatcATATTTGTGTAGGTATATATAGTATAGGAGTAGTTTTAGAGTAGGTTTGGATAGATAACACAtaatttcttgtttttttttgtcttgtaATTTTGGCATTTACAGGTGGTTTAAAAGCGATTTTCTTTAGCATAGAATCAAAAAGAAGTTAAATCAAATCGtacatataaaaacaaaatgcaaagtAGCTGCATGCCATATTATTAACTTAAAATGAGTAGAGGGGgaaaacatttacaaaataCTGTTAAAGACATGATAAAAACGTATATAACAGGGAATAGGGCATACGTATGGATAGATAACTAGTTCAATAAAATGTATCAAGGCagacaaaatgcaaattaatcaaaaaatCTATAAATAATTGAGTTTATCGTTGGTTTTGTGCCGTGGACTGGGCAGCACTGCAAACGCAAATGAAATGGGCAGCACTGGTTCGtgggattttcttttttcttttgtttgggCTGCGGCATTGGTGTTGGTGTGTTTGTGGTTGTGTTTATGGTTGGTGGTGTGCTTGTCtaggtgtgtgcgtgtgtgcctGGCAGGTGTTCAGTGCCATCTACTTCTTGAGCAGACTGCTCTGTGCCTCGAACTCCTTCTCATTTGCATTTGAGGTGGTGCAAGTGATGAGTCCAGCGCCAACGGCACCACCAGACCCAACGATTCCATCATCGAGGCCCGGCGGCTTGGTCACCACCCTGCCCCGGCTGCCTTTTCCCCATGGGAAAATGCGCGCCAATAAGCCCACCTCAGCGTCCAGTTTATGCAGATCATCCGCCGCCGCCCGCTTCGTCATCTCCGGCATTATGTCGTCCAGGATCTTCAGCTCGCGCCGGGTGAACACCAGATCCAGGGCCTTTCTGATGCCGATCATTACCACCAGCATCAGGGGAAACAGAATGGAGGTCTGCGAGAAGGACTTGATCAGCCAGAGAATTATGAGGCAGGCCAGTTGGATCATGGTGAACAGGTGGACACGTTTAATGGGAACCTGTAATATAAGCCATTGTGGAACAGTTATTAAGGGTTATCAATGGTATGCTCCTCAATTACAATAAACCTATGTTAAAAGAATTATTAAGCTTTGTTACTTTGAGCTAGAAAAAGATAGTAGTTTGTGGAAATGGATTAGAATTCCTTTACGTTTATATTTAGAAACATTATATAAGTAAGCTATAATGATAAGGCTGTAACTACACAAGTCTTATACTTATTGATCAGTTTGTAACGCAGAATGCGTGCATCCGGCGGATGAGTATTTCTCTTTTAATTCGATAAAGCTGTTCTCAGAGCCGAGGATGTTAATGCAAAAAGAACTGAATCGTTTTCCACAGTCTTACTTTAGTTCTGCTGGATGAAACTTCAAATTTGTGGAAGAAATGCTACAAATCCTTATTGTTTTACTCGGTATTGTTTTACAAACTGCCGATGTAGCAAGTGTACACGTGAGTGATTAGAGGGATTTTATATTAGTTCTCCGAAGACACATGCTTTTTTCTTAGATTTCTATTTGCAATCAAAATGGATCCCCTAATGTGGAGAGCCGACTGAACGCATTTGGTGACATTCTGAATGAAAAATTGGGAATCATTGAACAGCGAGTGAAGCAATTGGAAATTCAGCAAAACACATTTCTTGAAACTTTAAATGCGAGATTGGAAAATAAACCTATACATAAATcaaaaggtcaaaacgaaggTGCGCAGTCTTTGGATAAGAGAACGAAGGAATGGAATTTAAGCCCATCTTACACTGAGGTGGTGGATCGACTAGAAGCTTATGAAAGTACTACGGATACCAAAACTTTTGTAACCGAAAAGTCTGTCGAAGATCCTGTGAATTTTGATTGGAAAACGCCAAACATTTCTCTATTAAAGTTTATAAACATGTATTTGGCGAGAATGAAACAACTTAACCAGGGAAGTACTACTGAACGTACTACTGAAAGTACTACTAAAAGTACTACTGAAAGTACTACTGAAAGTACTATTGAAAGTGTTATTGAAAGTACTACTGAAAGTACCTCTACCATCGAATCGGAATCAACAGATGCAACCGAAGAACCACCGCAGTTTGATGGTAGCTCTCCATATGAATTTATGATAGATTACATGTTAAGGGAACTTAAAGACGTGGAGGAAAGTGATCTACCAAATAGCAAATCTTCTCTGCAGGAATTCGTTAATAAGGCAATAGAGGATTATAAAAAGTGGATGAAATTAGGAGTtaattaatagataagaatCTGGGATATGCGATGGCACCAATGAGGAAATTAAGGTCTTACCCGATACTTTTGATAAATAGCCAACTAGGAATTTATATACAGCAATACATGAAAACATAATACATACTTGACATAAACTAAATGCCCGATTATGAttaatacaataaataaatacatcaGCATGTTGTTTTAATCCATTTTTTCGACTCACCTGGCGCAGGAACATATAGTCTGGCTGGTACTTCGCCGGCATGAACATAATCAGTATGCGATCGAAGAACTGTAAGCCCTTGAGTGAGGCCACGCCCATATACAGAAAGACACCGAAAAGAACCGGCATGGGAATGTTACCGAGCAGCGGGGTCAACAGCACGGATACACCGATGGTCAGGAAAATCAGGATGTGGGTCACCCGCTGCTCGCGCACTCCCAGGAACTGTGGCTTCTCACCAGGGGCCGAGCACTCCGACTCCAGTTTCAGCGAGTTTACGTGGTTGATGCTCAGCACGGTGGCGGCCACGAACCTGAGGATTCCAAAAGCAATAGTATTATAGCAAATAATCTACCTTTGAATAGACGATATGAAACATAGAGGAAAGACTCACCAAGGCAGACCCATCatgctgcagatggcaatcaGAATGGAGAGAATGAACAGATCCAGATGGTAGCCACAGCCCTTCTTCAGTTTGTTCTCCTTGCGGTTCACGATAACGGCCGTGATCTGCTGGTCCATGAAGATCAGGATGGTTCCGAGGAGGGCAGGGAATACGGCAATGATCGCCGACCACCAGGGATTCTTCTCGGCGAACGGCGGGATGAGCCAGCCTCTGGTGCTCAGCGTTGGCTTCAGCTCGTTGGGTACCTCCAGTTTCTGGGTGGGAACTCCCAGCGAATAGTCGAAGAAACTCATGGCGAATATCGCGATGAGTACGGAGAAATCGCTGATGTACTGGCGGACAATCGAGGGGAAGAATAGGGCGTTCTTGAACTCTTTCAGCACGGTGGAGATGAGGAAGGTGCCGGCGCAGAGGACCAAAGACATGAGGAAAACGTTTTCGGTGGGCGGTTTTCCGCAATCTCCACCAACCAAGGTGCCATTGTAGGACTGGAAAATCCGAATATTATTATTCAGTCTCTAAAgcctaaaattaaatttgaagatTCCTTACCTCACAAGAGTTCCAATTGTACTTGGCATAATCGATCACACTGGCATTGCTCCCAATTGGCGGTGTACAGACGCAGTCGTATATGCCCTGATTGACCGGGAAGTTCTTTCCGATGACCATCACGTTCTCAATGGCCTTGTAGATGAAGATGAAAGCGATCAGGGTGGCGAAGTTCTCCTCGGTGAAGCGGGTGATGTAGCAGACGAGGGCACTGGCATCAATCGCGGTCAGGACGATGCAAATACCGGCGACCCACATGCCGATCCAGAACCGGAAAGTCATATATTCCCAGCCCATCTTCTGACAGAACTCGTAGATAATTGACTCAAAGACCAGGACTGGACCGGTGGACCCGAGAATTGTCAGCGGCTGACCCGAAAACAAGCCATAGCCCATGCCACAAACGAACCCAGAGACCAAGGACTCCATCGCAGCCATGTGCTTGCCAGTGGCCTCCGCCAGGAGTCCTCCGAACGTGATGATCGGCGACAGACAGGCGAAGTACAAAAAGATCCACGATGCCACGCACTGCATGGATAGGGCGTCCTTGTAATCGCTTATGTACCAGGGCGCCTTCCTCTTGATGTCGTTGATGAGGCCTCCGAAAAGCCTTCCCGTCCTGGACAGTCCGTTCTCCTCGCGGAGAcgcgcctcctcctcctcctcgtccacCTCCTCCTTGGGCAACTCTGGCGGACGCTTCCTGATTTCCTGCGAGGGAATCGCCGCTGGTGGCTCAATTCGTATGGTAGGATCCCATTCTCCTGGCGGCAGTACGGTCACCGCATCGAGGAACTCATCCACTCCGGAGAGCAGATGATCCCGCTTGCGCGCACGGTACGCCACCTCGTGGAAGATCTCGTCGGACATCAGGGTGGCCATCGCGCGGCCAATCTCGTGGAAGTTGCTCTGACTGCCAGGCGGGCCAAGCAGGATGAAGACGAATCTGTGAAAGAAGAAAGAAtctatttaaacaaatatgatcattatttaaaagttatcAATTGATTTTATGGCAGTGGCATAAA contains the following coding sequences:
- the LOC6611509 gene encoding sodium bicarbonate cotransporter 3 isoform X10 translates to MAEKNEYIELPWTMNSSSGDDEAPKDPRTGGEDFTQQFTENDFEVTPPAQRVQFILGEDVDDGTHVSHPLFSEMGMLVKEGDEIEWKETARWIKFEEDVEEGGNRWSKPHVATLSLHSLFELRRLLVNGSVMLDMEAQNLEVMADLVCDHMVSAGTLPPGVKDKVKDALLRRHRHQHEYAKKTRLPIIRSLADMRNHSSSKIEEHSASILGATTPISLTASEPGPPGSNGNSSLSTAAGAMGRFLTVPSGKPSNRTLEDMVKSPSNQSMARPGSGTELSEQQHKGNTHFMRKIPPGAEASNILVGEVDFLERTLSCFIRLSQAVVLGDLTEVPVPTRFVFILLGPPGSQSNFHEIGRAMATLMSDEIFHEVAYRARKRDHLLSGVDEFLDAVTVLPPGEWDPTIRIEPPAAIPSQEIRKRPPELPKEEVDEEEEEARLREENGLSRTGRLFGGLINDIKRKAPWYISDYKDALSMQCVASWIFLYFACLSPIITFGGLLAEATGKHMAAMESLVSGFVCGMGYGLFSGQPLTILGSTGPVLVFESIIYEFCQKMGWEYMTFRFWIGMWVAGICIVLTAIDASALVCYITRFTEENFATLIAFIFIYKAIENVMVIGKNFPVNQGIYDCVCTPPIGSNASVIDYAKYNWNSCESYNGTLVGGDCGKPPTENVFLMSLVLCAGTFLISTVLKEFKNALFFPSIVRQYISDFSVLIAIFAMSFFDYSLGVPTQKLEVPNELKPTLSTRGWLIPPFAEKNPWWSAIIAVFPALLGTILIFMDQQITAVIVNRKENKLKKGCGYHLDLFILSILIAICSMMGLPWFVAATVLSINHVNSLKLESECSAPGEKPQFLGVREQRVTHILIFLTIGVSVLLTPLLGNIPMPVLFGVFLYMGVASLKGLQFFDRILIMFMPAKYQPDYMFLRQVPIKRVHLFTMIQLACLIILWLIKSFSQTSILFPLMLVVMIGIRKALDLVFTRRELKILDDIMPEMTKRAAADDLHKLDAEDNHHQHPPGSGAGANYNADKSGPTTIHIPLSGNKPGTNGPTVNIPQEAVNRTTVWQQINKDGNGISEQLIIPVTLKVRQINGNHAPSSATLSPRLSPMHEADEYSEAPTNSPAHPAGNQQQQQQQINNCKEAAKLDGSCSNNSQIGPANITPV
- the LOC6611509 gene encoding sodium bicarbonate cotransporter 3 isoform X1 yields the protein MPQQAQLKHIHGHGRLPRVIATDSSRPWTMNSSSGDDEAPKDPRTGGEDFTQQFTENDFEGHRAHTVYVGVHVPGGRRHSQRRRKHHHSGPGGGGGGGGGGGSIGGSGSVGGGAGKDNVSEKQQEVERPVTPPAQRVQFILGEDVDDGTHVSHPLFSEMGMLVKEGDEIEWKETARWIKFEEDVEEGGNRWSKPHVATLSLHSLFELRRLLVNGSVMLDMEAQNLEVMADLVCDHMVSAGTLPPGVKDKVKDALLRRHRHQHEYAKKTRLPIIRSLADMRNHSSSKIEEHSASILGATTPISLTASEPGPPGSNGNSSLSTAAGAMGRFLTVPSGKPSNRTLEDMVKSPSNQSMARPGSGTELSEQQHKGNTHFMRKIPPGAEASNILVGEVDFLERTLSCFIRLSQAVVLGDLTEVPVPTRFVFILLGPPGSQSNFHEIGRAMATLMSDEIFHEVAYRARKRDHLLSGVDEFLDAVTVLPPGEWDPTIRIEPPAAIPSQEIRKRPPELPKEEVDEEEEEARLREENGLSRTGRLFGGLINDIKRKAPWYISDYKDALSMQCVASWIFLYFACLSPIITFGGLLAEATGKHMAAMESLVSGFVCGMGYGLFSGQPLTILGSTGPVLVFESIIYEFCQKMGWEYMTFRFWIGMWVAGICIVLTAIDASALVCYITRFTEENFATLIAFIFIYKAIENVMVIGKNFPVNQGIYDCVCTPPIGSNASVIDYAKYNWNSCESYNGTLVGGDCGKPPTENVFLMSLVLCAGTFLISTVLKEFKNALFFPSIVRQYISDFSVLIAIFAMSFFDYSLGVPTQKLEVPNELKPTLSTRGWLIPPFAEKNPWWSAIIAVFPALLGTILIFMDQQITAVIVNRKENKLKKGCGYHLDLFILSILIAICSMMGLPWFVAATVLSINHVNSLKLESECSAPGEKPQFLGVREQRVTHILIFLTIGVSVLLTPLLGNIPMPVLFGVFLYMGVASLKGLQFFDRILIMFMPAKYQPDYMFLRQVPIKRVHLFTMIQLACLIILWLIKSFSQTSILFPLMLVVMIGIRKALDLVFTRRELKILDDIMPEMTKRAAADDLHKLDAEDNHHQHPPGSGAGANYNADKSGPTTIHIPLSGNKPGTNGPTVNIPQEAVNRTTVWQQINKDGNGISEQLIIPVTLKVRQINGNHAPSSATLSPRLSPMHEADEYSEAPTNSPAHPAGNQQQQQQQINNCKEAAKLDGSCSNNSQIGPANITPV
- the LOC6611509 gene encoding sodium bicarbonate cotransporter 3 isoform X3, with product MNSSSGDDEAPKDPRTGGEDFTQQFTENDFEGHRAHTVYVGVHVPGGRRHSQRRRKHHHSGPGGGGGGGGGGGSIGGSGSVGGGAGKDNVSEKQQEVERPVTPPAQRVQFILGEDVDDGTHVSHPLFSEMGMLVKEGDEIEWKETARWIKFEEDVEEGGNRWSKPHVATLSLHSLFELRRLLVNGSVMLDMEAQNLEVMADLVCDHMVSAGTLPPGVKDKVKDALLRRHRHQHEYAKKTRLPIIRSLADMRNHSSSKIEEHSASILGATTPISLTASEPGPPGSNGNSSLSTAAGAMGRFLTVPSGKPSNRTLEDMVKSPSNQSMARPGSGTELSEQQHKGNTHFMRKIPPGAEASNILVGEVDFLERTLSCFIRLSQAVVLGDLTEVPVPTRFVFILLGPPGSQSNFHEIGRAMATLMSDEIFHEVAYRARKRDHLLSGVDEFLDAVTVLPPGEWDPTIRIEPPAAIPSQEIRKRPPELPKEEVDEEEEEARLREENGLSRTGRLFGGLINDIKRKAPWYISDYKDALSMQCVASWIFLYFACLSPIITFGGLLAEATGKHMAAMESLVSGFVCGMGYGLFSGQPLTILGSTGPVLVFESIIYEFCQKMGWEYMTFRFWIGMWVAGICIVLTAIDASALVCYITRFTEENFATLIAFIFIYKAIENVMVIGKNFPVNQGIYDCVCTPPIGSNASVIDYAKYNWNSCESYNGTLVGGDCGKPPTENVFLMSLVLCAGTFLISTVLKEFKNALFFPSIVRQYISDFSVLIAIFAMSFFDYSLGVPTQKLEVPNELKPTLSTRGWLIPPFAEKNPWWSAIIAVFPALLGTILIFMDQQITAVIVNRKENKLKKGCGYHLDLFILSILIAICSMMGLPWFVAATVLSINHVNSLKLESECSAPGEKPQFLGVREQRVTHILIFLTIGVSVLLTPLLGNIPMPVLFGVFLYMGVASLKGLQFFDRILIMFMPAKYQPDYMFLRQVPIKRVHLFTMIQLACLIILWLIKSFSQTSILFPLMLVVMIGIRKALDLVFTRRELKILDDIMPEMTKRAAADDLHKLDAEDNHHQHPPGSGAGANYNADKSGPTTIHIPLSGNKPGTNGPTVNIPQEAVNRTTVWQQINKDGNGISEQLIIPVTLKVRQINGNHAPSSATLSPRLSPMHEADEYSEAPTNSPAHPAGNQQQQQQQINNCKEAAKLDGSCSNNSQIGPANITPV